ATTGTTTGGGCACCTTTTTCGTTCAGCAGCTGCACGTAAGAGGTGCCCGGTATCTGTTTTTATGTCGGCTGCTTTGGATGAGTTTTTAGGGAGTATGTCTGTTTTCAGCCATGAGGAGAGGCTTTCACCAGAGTATGTGCCTGATAAGCTTCTTTTCCGCGAGAGAGAGCTGGAGCTTCTCTTCTCTTTCTTTTCTTCGTTGTTGAGGGATGAGAAGTCGTTTCATGTAAGGGTGTTTTTGTCGGGTGCGGTGGGGACCGGGAAGACCAGCTTGGCCAAGCTCTTTGGCCAAGAGATTGAGCGCAAAGGCCTCGGCTTAGGCCGGAAAATCAGGTTTGTCCACGTAAACTGTCGCATACACAAGTCTCTCTACACAGCTCTCCGAAAAACCGCCGAAGCGTTAGGAGTAGAGATTCCGAGAAGAGGCTACTCCGATGAGGAGATACTCGAGATTATCGTCAGCTTTCTCCGCTTCAACAAGACTCGGCTTATCCTATGCCTCGACGAAGTAGAGGCGCTCATCGCCGAGGAGGGTTCTGGGCCAATCTATCTCCTCACGAGAAGCAGCGAAGACATCGAGGCGGGGGCTCTTGTCTCCCTCATCCTGATTTTCCGCGGAGCAGATTTTCTCGAGAGGCTTGACGGACAGACGCTGAGCGGGATGGGCAGTAACAGCATCCACCTCGAGGAATACAGCCGCGACCAGCTCTTCGAAATTCTCCGCTACAGGGCTTCAGAGGCATTTGTGAAGAACGCCATCAGCGATGAGGTGCTTGATTTTTTGGCTGAAGTGGCTGCTGAGAGGAAGGACGCGAGATACGCCATCGACCTCTTGTGGAGGTCGGGAAAATACGCTGAGGCTGAGGGCAGCTCTGCCGTGACTGCTGAGCATGTGAGAAAGGCTCTAGCGAGCGTGTATCCCACCATACGTCGAGAAAACCTCGCATACCTCAGGCCGGATGAAAGGATTGTGCTGCTTTCGGCGGCTCGGAGCATGCTTGGAAACAAGGCCAGCGTTACTTCGCAGGATGTTTACGAGACCTATAAGCTGGTCTGTGAGGAGCTGAGGCAGGAGGCGAAAGGCTATACAAGCTTCTGGGAGATTCTTCAGCAGTTGCAGGACCTCGGGTTTCTAAGGCTCTCGGTGAAGAGCGAGGGCGCTCGGGGCAGGAAAACCTTTGTATATCTCCCCGGCATACCGGCCCAGCTCTTGGAGCAGGAGCTAGTCAAAGGCCTCAGCCACGGCCCTTAGCACGGCTCTTCTTCACTTCGCCGCCGCGAAGATACTGAGTCTCCTCTGGAGACAATTCGAAATACTCTGCCAGCTCTTTTCCATCATGGGACATGATTATTTTGAGGTAGGGCAGTATCTCGGTTCTCGCTTTCCGCGCGGACATGTGAAGTTTTTTCCCTACTTTTTCCGATATGCTGTTTAGTGTTTCACGTATGGATTTTGTTCGGCCGAGAAACTTGATGGCCTCTGGGTAGGTGAATTTGACGAATTTTGATGGTGATGTTTTTCGGGATAGTGCGACACCCGCGGTCATCATCGGCACGGCGTAGCGGAGAAGCTGCCAGTTTTGCCGCGTGTTTATTCTTTGGAGATAGAGGTCTGCTTTGGCGAGGTTTTCAAGGGCCTCGGCTAAGTCGGTTGGCGAGAGCTGCTGAGGCGCGTTCTCAAGTATCCACTGCATTAGCTCCGAGTGGTCGATGTCGATGTTGCGCGCCGCCTCCTGAGCAGTGTTGAAGGATTTAGCGTTAAAGATTGTGGCCAGGGCTGTGAAAATCTCATCCTTTCTATCCCTTGATCCCGTCACCAAACCCATCTCGAGAGCGGCCGAAGCCATCTGCAAATCGTTTATCGCGGATCTTAGGTCTCCTTCAGAGTTCTCCACAATCCTTCGTAGAACATCCTCGGGGACTCTTACATTCTCGGCCGCAGCTATTTTCTTGAGATGCGCAGCCACCGATGGCTTTGGAATTCTCCTAAACTGTATCATCAGGCATGCGTCTCTTAGGGGGGCCAGCCGCGGGTCCCATGGGTCGTTTGCAACAAGGACAACGGGGACATGTGTTTTGGATATGATGTCTGCAAGGCTTGTGACAGCACCCGCATCCGCTCTCGCGTCTATGCCGTCGACCTCGTCGACGAGTATGATTTTTCGCTGGCCCATGGTAAGCGAAGCCATCCCCGACGCAGCTCCCACGATTCTCTCGATGTTTTCCCGTGTCCGAAAGTCGCTGGCGTTTGTCTCTATAACTTCGTATCCTTTTTCAGACGCGTAGGCATGCACGAGAGAAGTTTTTCCGACGCCGGCTGGCCCATACAGGAGAGCTGCTTTTTTGGAGGGTTTGCCCTTCTCCCAGCCCGCCATCCATTCTAGAAATGCTTGGACAGCCTCTTTGTTCCCCACGATTTCGGAGACTTTTCTGGGCCTGTGTTTTTCTGTCCAGAGCTGTGTCAAGCTCCAGACCTTTTGACCAAAGCGAGTTTAGCGAGGAAGGCTTGTAGCTGAACCTCCGGTGTCCCGCCCTCAGAGATGCGATAGTCTGTTTCTCCTATAAGGTCCATTAAACGCAGTTTATCCTGCTCCGAGACTGGGAGAAGAGGTATTTCGCGAGCTATCGATGACACGATGTCTGTTGGCTGATATCCCTGGACATACAGTAGTTCTCTGAGCAGGTTGCGTGCTTCTATGAACTTTCCGTCGAGAACAAGTTGCAACATTCTCGTAATCTCGCCTCTGCTTACCACCCCCATCACGTCGTAAATTGTTTTTGAGTCGATTGTCTTGGATATTGAGGCTGCTGATTGGAGAATGTTGATGGCTTTCCTCATATCACCCAAGGAGAACTCGTATATTGCGTCGATAGCTGAGTCATCGAGCTTGATATTCTCCGACGCAGCTATCTTCTTTAGCATAGTTTCCACCATGTCTTTGCTGAGTGGTTTGAACCTGAGAACCGCGCATCTTGACTGTATCGGCTCTATTATCCTGTTGCTGTAGTTGGCCGCGAGTATGAACCTGCATGTTGTCGAGAACTGCTCCATGGTTCTGCGGAAAGCGTGTTGAGCCGCGTCGGTGAGCTGGTCGCTTTCGTCCAGGAGGAGAAGCCTGAACCCTATGCCTCCGAATGGAACTGAGCGCGCGTATGTCTTCACCCTTTCCCTAATGGTTTCGATGCCTCTCTCATCGGAGGCGTTTATCTCGATAAAGTGGCCGTCCTCGATGTAGCGTGGGCCGAAAAGGTCTTGCGCAAAAGCATGAGCCGTGGCTGTTTTACCCGTTCCCGGAGGCCCGGCGAAAAGCATGTGCGGCACATTCTTTGACACAACTATGTTTTTCAACGCTTCTACAACCTGCTCCTGGTTAACCACGTCGTCGAGCCTTCTCGGCCTGTATTTTTCGACCCATGGCAGGTTTTTCACGTCAGATGCTGACAACCATCTTCACCATTTACAGCCTCTATATCCTGAATATGTTTTTAGCGTTTTCTGTTGTTTTCTCAAGGACTTTCTCCAGCGGTATGTTTTTGAGCGATGCGATGGTTTTTGCGGAGACGGCTATGTTTGAGGGCTTGTTTACCACGCCCCGCTCCGGACCGAGGACGGGCGCGTCGCTCTCCAGTAGAAGGTTTTCCAGCCCCAGCCTCCTAACCATTTTCTGCTTCTGCTCTGACCTCACCACGGATGGGGGCACGGAGAAGAAATAGCCTTTCGCAGCCCCACGCGCCGCCTCCCCTGCGGAGCCGTCGAAGGCATGCATCACAACTCTCTCAGCCCTCTCCTCGATGAGAATGTCGAGAGCGTATTTTCCCGCGCTTCTCGAGTGGATGACGAGCGGAAGGTCGAGGCTCTTAGCCAGTTGTATAAATTCGCGGAAGACTTTTGCCTGCATCTCCCTTGTCTCTTTCTTTCCCCAGTAGTAGTCCAGCCCAACCTCGCCGACGGCCACGACACGCTCCCTGTTCCTCATAATCAGCTCAATCACCTGCTCGTAGCCCTCGAGGGCATATGGCTCGATGCCGAGACTCCCGTAGATGTAAACCTTGTCAACTATGCTCAGGACCTTCTCACAATCCGCGGGGCCTATCCCCGAGGTTATTATCGCCTCCACGGAGGATTTCTTAGCCTCCTCTATTACTTCGCCGAGGTTTGAGAAGAGAGGCTCTTCGGTGAGGTGGCAGTGGACGTCTATCATGCTGCGTAAAATACTGGCTTTCCTATTTATGTTGTCGGCTTTGCTGCGGTGTGTCTGCGGCGCTGCGGTGGAGGGGTTGGATGACCTGCGTGTCGCCGATGAGGTGGATGGATTGATTAGGCTTAGGTGTAGGAACAGCTACTGCGAGCTTGAAGAGATTTGCGCCGTGTCTGTCTCGGAAGGAGTTGCTGATGTTAGGTTTTCACGAATGTTCAGCGAGTTCAACCTCTTGTTCATGGGCCGTGACGAGCTTACGAAGAAGCTGCGAAGACTCGGGGTTAAAGTGGTCAAGGGGCTCTTCGGCGGAAAAAGTATAAAGACACGGATAAAGAATTTGTAGCTATGGGTTTCCGTCTTCGTGATGTTGAGATAACTTGGCTCGGTCATGACGGTTTCCGGATAACGCGGGGAAACTTCGTGGTCTACATCGACCCATACCAGATTACCGGAGGCCCGGCCGGAGACCTCGTCCTCATATCACATGACCATTTCGACCATCTCAGCCTTGACGACCTACGCAAAATTGTCTCAAACAAGACGACAATCGTCGCGGCGAGAAACTGTCAAAAACAGCTTGGTGAGATAAAAGTTGCGGCGGTGAAGTATGTCTCCCCCGGTGACGAGGTTTCCGTCGGAGAGGCTAAGGTTAAGGCTGTGCATGCCTACAACGTGAACAAGTTCCGTGAGCCAGGGAAAGTTTTTCACCCGAAAGAGTATGGAGGCGTGGGCTTTGTTCTCACACTTGGCGGTGTCTCCATCTACCATGCAGGCGACACCGACTTCATCCCCGAGATGAAGGGCCTACGTGTGGACGTTGCCCTTCTACCCGTGAGCGGAACATATGTCATGACAGCTGCGGAGGCGGTGGAGGCCGCCAAATCCATGCAAGCTAAAACCGTCATACCCATGCACTATGGCGCAATAGTTGGCTCTGAGCAGGACGCGCATGAGTTCAAGCGATTGTACGGCGGGGAGACTGTGATTCTCAGCAAAGAATCCTGAACACGGTGCGGTGGATGAGTGGCTGCGCTGATTCGCATGATTATTTCTACTATGGCGCGTTGAACATTTATCACAGGAGTGAGCTTCTCAAGGTGGTTGATGCTTGGCGTTGCCGTAGATGTGGCGTGCTCCGTGTCGGTGTGCGGGGGCCTGAGGTGCTGACCTCGACAGAGGGCATGCTTCCCGAGCCTGAGGATGGTAAAAAATGGATACTCCTTGTCTGCCGGCACGGTGAGCCGCCGTGTTTCGAGCTTCTTCAGCTACGGGATGGTGAAAGCTTCGTCCACAAATGTGCCTTTGGAGAAGAAAGCTTGACGTATATAGATGGTAAAGGTGTTTTCTACGGGTTGGATGGGCCTCCTGCTACGAGATGCCATGTCTACGAGCTTGCAAAAATTTTGAAGGGATACATTGAGATTGGCAAGAATCCTCCTGAAGTGGTTTCCCTAATCCGCTGAAAACCCTTCAGGCACACGTGATAAATGCTCGTGCAAAATGCGCCACTTGTCTCCGTTTTTTTCCAAAACAACTGTGCATCTCGCCACTCCTTCCACCATCCGGCCTTCAAAAGCGTAATCATTCACGGCCATTCCACGGTAACGGAGAAGAAAACATGCAACAGCCACATCCCCGTGATAAAATGTCTGAAAATTCTCCAAACTATATTCGAAGTCGATGAGCTGTGTTAGAAGGCTGATTTTGAGCTTGAGGGCCTCCTCTCTGCTCTGAAGCCTGTATGGCGGGAGGTCGCTGTATCTTGTGTAGCCGTGGCTGTGAAGATCGTTGAAGGTTTCCTCGTCACCTCTAATCCCAGCCTCAAGAGCCTCGACGACGACGCGGTAAACTTCTTCAGCCTGTTTCTCCAAGCTCCACTTCACCGTTCAAAATTTTCTCCTGCAGCATCAGCTCCAGCTTCTCCACATCCTCGCCACCAAGTCCATGCTGCCGCAGTTTCTCAGCATCACCCGAGTCTATCATGGCTCGCACGTTGGGGCCTCCGACGCTCTGGTAAATAACACCCTCAAACCGCGCAGCAACCCCACGCACAAACACCTGCCCCCGAACAAGCTTAAACAACCTATCGCCCTCAACACTCTCGACAACAATTTTCTCAATCAAGCTGCCTCACCCTCATCAGCAGAGTTTCCACACGTTTTTTCACGGGGTTTGTATCAGGCATGCGTCTAGCCCACTCCGAGAGATGCTCGGCAACTCTGTTGACGAAGGCTTTGACGTCTTTGATGTTTTTGAGGGCGGCTGATGGGATGGTGTTCAGCGAAACCTGCGCAACCGATGTTTGCATGAAGGGGCCGAATTCGTCTCGTGAAACCTTCACCGCTATGGCTCTGCCGTCCTCCAGCATGTAGGTGACACCCGCGAGAGAAGCTATCTCCAGACCCCACTCAATCCCCGCGGGTGAAAAAGGAAGAAGCGCATGAAGCAGGGTGAGCAGATTGTTATCACTCGGCTCCTGAATAGCACGGGCATAAGCCTCGATAAACTTCTCGACCTCGTCCACAGCGACACACCTCAAGCCACTATGATTAATGTTTTATACCATCACACCTGTTTGGCATATCATGACGGAGCATGACCCTGGGAGAAAGTTTTTTCCAAAAGAGTTCAGCGACCGCGAGAGGGCCGTTTTCGAGGCGGGGATAGCTCTTGGCGCACTCTTTCACAGCTTGATCGGTCTGCCCGCGACAACTGAGACAAAGCATATTCTCGAGAAAGCGTTTGAAAAAAGCTTCAGCCTTCAGCCCTTCAGAAAAAGCGTCAAGCTCAAGCTATATGCAGTGAAGAGAAAACACGGGCCTTATGGATATGGTTCTATAGGGCCGCGGGACATCTCGGCCTCTGTCACGGTATGCTATGGGGCGGCTACGGCTGTGGCTGAGGTGAGGTATGTGGCTTCGCTGGGCTATCCACTGATGTATGTCTCGAGAGTTAATGAGAGAAGAAGCGTCTCCTCTCCTCGTCCATATGCGCGGACTCGTGGCGCAAAAGCTCGGCGTAGTGTTTGAGTGCTTCTCCGCCGAGGTGCTCAGGCATCTTCAGAACAAGCCTTATCTCGAGGTCGCTCTTTCTACCGCCGGCCATAGGCGGCCCCTTGCCCCGTATAACAAGAGGCTTGTCCAAAAGCTCACGCCGCAGCTTCACCTTGATGTCGCCGTCGAAAAACGGGACGGTTATTTCACGCTGAGAAGCAACCTCGCTGGGCGCTACGGGTAAAAGCATCACCAGCCTGTTGTCCTCAAACCTGAACCATCGCCCAAGCTTTACATGCACTCTTACGAGAAGGTCTCCACGGGAGCCTGCATCCATGTCGTAAAGCCCGCGTCCACGTAGCACGAGGGTCTCGCCGTCGCCAACTCCCGGAGGAATGTTGACAACCACTTTCTCGGTCCTCGAAACCATTCCTCTTCCACGGCAGGCCGAACAGCTTCTACGCACAACTCGTCCAGTCCCCCCACATCTGCCGCATGGCTGAACGGAGGTAAAGTAGAGGAACCCTGTTTGAACACGTTTAACAGACTGCCCCGTTCCGCCGCATTCAACACATTTGTCAACATAGCCCGGCTCACCTCCCGCTCCTCCGCACCGCTGGCACGTCTCATATGTCTCGAGGGGAATTTCCCTGACACCTCCCCTGTAGAGTTCTTCAAGCGATATCTCGACGTCGACGACGGTTGGCTGTGGACTTTTCTGCCTTCTGCCAAACCCGAAAAGCCTTTCGAAAAGCGATTCAAAGCCGCCGAAGCCGAGGTCGCGGAAAAGCTCCTCAAAGTCAAACCATCTTGAGCGGAAGATGTCCTCTGTGCTATAGGTCTGCGACACACCTGCTTTGCCGTACATGTCGTAGAGCCGTCGTTTCTCGTCATCCATCAGGACCGCGTAGGCCTCGCTTATCTCCTTAAACTTCTCCTCGGCCTCGGGGGACTTGTTTCTGTCGGGGTGATACTGGAGCGCGAGCCTCCGGTAGGCTCGTTTAATCTCCTCCTTGGTTGCGTTGCGGGGGACGCCGAGTATCTCGTAGTAGTCTTTGTCGTTTGAGGGCATGATTAGCTCTTCTTCTGCTGGTCTTCTCTCTGTCCATAGACGGCTGTGCCTATTTTCTGCGCCGAGGCCCTGAGCTTCTCGAGAGCTGTTTTGATGGCCTGTATGTCTTTGCCTGCGAGGGCTTCCTTCAGCTTGGCGAGGTCGTCTTCAACCTCTTTCTTAGCCTCGGGAGAAACCTTGTCGCCGAACTCTTTCAAGGCTTTTTCAACGGTGTAGATGAGGCCGTCGGCTTCGTTCCGCAGCTCCGCCTCCTGCTTCTTCCTTCTATCCTGCTCAGCGAACTGCTCAGCCTCACGTATCATTCTCTCAACCTCCTCTTTAGAGAGTCTATGTGGAGCGGTTATCTTGACGCTGACATCTTTTCCTGTGCCGAGGTCCTTGGCCGTCACCGTGAGGATACCATCGGCGTTGATGTCGAAGGTCACCTCTATCTTCGGCACACCTCTCGGCGCCGGCGGTATTCCTGATAACGTGAACCTACCGAGAGAGACGTTGTCAGCCGCCATGGGCCTCTCCCCCTGAAGCACATGTATCTCCACGCTTGTCTGAAAATCTGCTGCGGTTGTGAATATCTCGCTTCTCCGCACAGGAATGGTTGTGTTTCTTTCTATGATTTTGGTGAATATTCCGCCCAGCGTCTCGACACCGAGCGAAATCGGGACAACATCAAGCAAAACTATGTCCTTGTCCTTCATCTCGCCAGAGATTATCGCCGCCTGAATTGCGGCACCCATAGCTACGCACTCCATGGGGTCGACGCCGCGCTCCGGTTCCTTACCCAACACCTCTTTGATAAACTGCTGGATGATGGGCATTCTCGTGGGGCCTCCGACGAGAATTATCTTGTCTATCTCCTCGGGCTTGAGCTTGGCGTCTTGAAGAGCCTGCATCACAGGGCCTCTGCATCTTTCGACGATAGGTTTAACCAACTGCTCGAGTGTTGCCCGGTTTATGCGCATGTAGAGGTTTTTGGGCCCGCTCGAGTCGTAGGCGATGTAGGGCAGGTTTATCTCGGTCTCGGTCATCGAGGACAGCTCTATCTTAGCTCTTTCAGCGGCTTCTCTTATTCTGTTCATGGCGGATTTGTCGTTTGAGAGGTCGATGCCTGTTTCACGGCGGTAGGTGTCCACGATGTAGTCTACGAGGGCCTTGTCCATGTCTGTGCCGCCTAGCTGCGTGTCTCCCGCCGTGGCCAAAACCTCGAAAACCCCCTGCCCAAACTCCATAATCGTGACGTCAAGAGTTCCGCCCCCGAGGTCGAACACGAGAATCTTCATCTCTTGGTCAAGCTTGTTGAGTCCATAGGCTAGAGCAGCTGCCGTCGGCTCGTTGATAATCCTCACAACCTCCAACCCAGCAATCACTCCAGCATCCTTCGTCGCCTGCCGCTGATTATCGTTGAAATATGCAGGAACAGTTATGACAGCCTTTTTCACAGGCTCGCCTAGAAAAGCCTCGGCATCACGCTTAATCTTCTGGAGAAGAAAGGCGGATAGCTGCTGAGGCGTAAACTCTTTGCCATGAAGGTTGTAGCGATAGTCTGTGCCCATCCTCCGTTTCCACGCAGTCACCGTCCCCTCGGGATTGAGCACCGCCTGTCTTCTAGCAGGCTCGCCGACAAGCAGGTCGCCTTCCTTTGTTATGGCGACATATGATGGGAATGCCTTGCCGTAGAGCGTGACACCCTCGACTGAGGGTATGATGGTTGGCCTTCCGCCTATCACCACCGCAGCAGCCGAGTTACTTGTACCCAGGTCTATGCCTATAATTTTCTCAGCCATGGCTACCTCACCTTCCTATAGTTCCAACCCATGGGTTATTGTGGTTGGATTAAAAGCTAATGCGGTATACAAACCCCGAAAAATGCGTCATCCGCTGGTTTGCTTACTTGGTCTCGCGACCTTGACTCTTGGGGGTTTTAGAATTTTGTCTCCCATGCGGTAGCCGTTGGACAAAACTTCCGCCACGGTGTCGACAGCCACTGTGTCGGAGTCGATGTATTCAACGGCTTCATGGTCGAAGGGGTTGAACTCTTTGCCCACCACATCCATCTTCTCCACGCCTTCTGATGCGAGGATGTTTGTTAGCTCGCGGTAAATCATCTGGAGAGCTTGTGCAAGGGCTGGCGGAGCCTCTGATGTTTCGAGGCTTTTGACCACTCTCTCCAAATCCTCATACACAGTTATCAGTTTCCTTAACAGCCTCTCGGCAGCCGCCTGCTCAGCACGGCTAACCTCCTTCTCCATCACACGCCGCATGTTAGCCATCTCAGCCAACGCGTAGGAAAGCCGCTCCAACAACTCCCTGTTCTGCGCCCTCAACTCCTCCAGAGACTCGGCTCCCTCACCAGACATACCATCCATAATCCGCGACCACGTCCTTTAATCCATTATCCCCCCGAATCATCAATAGGTTAAAATCAATCAAAACACCTCTCAACGACGGGCCCGTGGCGCAGAATGGATAGCGCGGCGGCCTCCTAAGCCGTAGGTCGTGAGCAGAGGCACAGAAGTGCTCCGCCGATAGGGTTCAAGTCCCACCGGGCCCGGCTTAGAGATTGATTTAAATCGTGAGTGTTGTGACTGTGGTTGAGGCGTCGTGAAGAGATACGCTGTTTTTCTGCTGATTCTGGCGATTGTTTTGTCCGCTGCCTCTGTCTCGGGTCAGGAGAGTTTCTCGAGACAGGTGCATGTTGCCGACGGTGGGCTGGTCTTCGTCATGGATAATGTGCCCGTGAACTCGGTGACTGAGACGATTAAGCTCGGCTATCCTCTGGATATGGTGAAAAACCTCGCCGGATATTACTTGCTAAACGAGCGTGGCAGATTTGTGGAGAAGAGTGATGACGTTTTTTGGCTGGAGGTTTCTCCCGAAACGGGTTGGAGTGGGAGAACAGTTTCTGTTGTGACCGTTTGGCGTGATATGCTGGTGGAGACGGGTCAGGGAAAGTATCAACTCGTAGTGCCCAGTAACCCAATCATAGAAAAGGAGTTGAGCGAGATATTTGTGACCTTCTCCTCAGATGGGACACCTACGATAAACTCTGTCTCAGGAGCTGAGATGAGCATATCGGGTGACAAAAGGTCGGCGAACGGCACCGTAAAAAACATACCGCCCAAACAGTTCAAGCCCCTTACAATCTACTTCGATGCTCCAGACCTTCTCCGATACACTGTTGAACAAGCCACCATCCTATACGACCTTGAGCAAAACACGGTCTCCATCTCCATGTATGTGAAGAACCTGGGCGACGCGTCCATGAACTCGGTATCGCTGCGGCTTGGGAGAGAGGCGAAGATTGTCTCCGCCAAGTCAGGCATCTTCAATCTCGGAACAAGCTGGTCGGCCGAGACAGGCACCCTCGATGTCACATTTCTCTACAGCATAGACAGAAACGAGCGAACGTTGATAGAGGTAACATATGTTGCAAAGGAGGCTGTGGACCGGATGGGAGACAGGCTGGAGGTCAAGCTCCCATACCTCCTTAACGCATCCTACACAACGCTCTACGTGACAGTAAAAACACCGCCAGCCACGCAGGTAACAACAGAGAAGGAGCCGTGGAGCCTCAAAATCCTCGACAACAACAGAAGAGAAATCACGTTCATGTATCAAAACAAATACCTGACAGGTGGTGAAACAGTCTCCATCACGTATTCTCCGGCCTCCACGTTTCCTGTACCAGCTGTTTTGCTGGCCGCGATAGTTGTTGTGGCTGTTTTCCTCGCTGTGAAAACCACATCGGCTCCGAGAAGAACTGTGTCGCCGCAGCTGAAGAAGGCTCAGACATCCCTTGAAAATGCTTTAGACAAGCTGCTTAAGGAGCTGGAGACGCTCAAGCCCGGTGACAAACCGCTTAAAACAACTAAAGTAGGCGAAGAAGCAGTCAAGTCGCTGCGCACAGAGCTTACGGAGCTTAGGAAACTACCTGAGATGTCTCAGGCCTATCCACAGGTGGAGAAAACGGTTGAAGAAATTCTGTCCATTGTATCAGCCTTGAGCCGTTCAGCTGAGGACTATAAAGCTGGCCGGATAACGGGAGCCGTCTACCAGAAAATCTACGACGAGTATCTGAAACAGGTCAGGAGAACGGCGGGCAGGGTTCTCGAGGTGTTTGACAGGCTCATGAGGACATAGCTGCCTCAACTGTGGAGACAACTTTCTCCGCCGGGTCCTCCATTCTCCGCAAAAGGTTTGCCGCCCTCTTCTCAGAAACATCTCTCAATTTGTCGATGGTTTTCAGCATCCGCTCCAGCTTCGACGGAAGCTGCTCAACTTTTTTCACCCTCTCAACCAACCCTTTTGACACAAGATATCTTATCACCTTGGGGGGCGTGATGGGGTAGATTGAGAGACATGGGACGCCGAGTAGGGCGGCTTCCTGAGTCATGGTTCCGCCGCCGCCGACGAAGATGAGGCTGCTGCTTAGGAGGGTTAGGTCTGTGACAGGTTTTTCGACAACCAAAGCCACGTCACCCACCCTGTCCCTGAGGTAAAGGATTTCATCAACATAGCGCGGAAGCAGCACGAGGCGGCGTGGCCTAATCATTTCCGCAACCCGCCTAGCAACAGACGCAAACACCTCAAGCTGATACCCTGACTTGATGAGGTAGGAAGCTTTGTACTCTGGCGTCCGCACTAGGACATACTCCATGGAAACGAGGCCCAATTCGTCGAGCGTCTGCTTATTCGGCTTGTGGTCTTTTATCCAAGCCACTGGGTCGAGGGCCCTGTATGTGATGATGTCGCCGTCTCTTACCCCGTAGGCTTTCCAAGGATGTTTCCCCACTATCCACGGTGTTGCGATTTTCTTGGAGACGGGTGCGGCGAGACGGTTGACCGGCGACTCGGGTGTGTCTGAGGCGAGGACATGTGGCTGTGACAATCCGTAGGCTATGCGAGCGGCTTCTGGTGAGCCGCTTGAAACAGCGCAGTCAAAATCCTCCAACACATCCAGCAACCCACGCATTCTCTCAACACTCTTTACCAGTTTCCCCCGAAGCCCCGCTCCACCGAACTCGCCTACCACATGGAAGCCCTCGAACCCGGGGTTTACAAGGAAAGAACTCAGCTGCTCATAGTTACGAGACGTGGCAACAACTCTATACCCTCTCTTAGTCAGAAGCTTAGCCACCTTTCTAAAGAACCAGAACTGCTTAGGCGTTAGAATGTCCAGCCAAACAGTCGCCAAACAGGTCTTCCACCTCCCTAAACAACCACATCCACCGAGTATATAATTCTCTGGAAAAAGGAAAGACTAATACCTTCAAAAGCAGCGGGCATTTAGCTATGTTTCAGACAGCTATTGTAGCCGCCGCGGCGGCTGCGGCGACGGCTTTTGTGATGCTTCCCGTGAGCATGTGGCTGTCGAGGCGGAGCGGCGCCATGGGCTTGGATGTTCACAAGCCTAATCCTTATCCCGTTCCCAAGCTCGGAGGATTAGCCATAGTGGCTGGCTTGGCGGCAGGAGCCTTAGTATGCTGGGTTTTTACCTCCTCGAGCATCTTGGCCCCCTTTGTTGGGTCGCTGGCTGTCGCCGCGTTGATAGGGTTGTGGGAGGATTTTA
The sequence above is drawn from the Candidatus Caldarchaeum subterraneum genome and encodes:
- a CDS encoding archaeal cell division control protein 6, whose protein sequence is MSAALDEFLGSMSVFSHEERLSPEYVPDKLLFRERELELLFSFFSSLLRDEKSFHVRVFLSGAVGTGKTSLAKLFGQEIERKGLGLGRKIRFVHVNCRIHKSLYTALRKTAEALGVEIPRRGYSDEEILEIIVSFLRFNKTRLILCLDEVEALIAEEGSGPIYLLTRSSEDIEAGALVSLILIFRGADFLERLDGQTLSGMGSNSIHLEEYSRDQLFEILRYRASEAFVKNAISDEVLDFLAEVAAERKDARYAIDLLWRSGKYAEAEGSSAVTAEHVRKALASVYPTIRRENLAYLRPDERIVLLSAARSMLGNKASVTSQDVYETYKLVCEELRQEAKGYTSFWEILQQLQDLGFLRLSVKSEGARGRKTFVYLPGIPAQLLEQELVKGLSHGP
- a CDS encoding replication factor C large subunit, encoding MTQLWTEKHRPRKVSEIVGNKEAVQAFLEWMAGWEKGKPSKKAALLYGPAGVGKTSLVHAYASEKGYEVIETNASDFRTRENIERIVGAASGMASLTMGQRKIILVDEVDGIDARADAGAVTSLADIISKTHVPVVLVANDPWDPRLAPLRDACLMIQFRRIPKPSVAAHLKKIAAAENVRVPEDVLRRIVENSEGDLRSAINDLQMASAALEMGLVTGSRDRKDEIFTALATIFNAKSFNTAQEAARNIDIDHSELMQWILENAPQQLSPTDLAEALENLAKADLYLQRINTRQNWQLLRYAVPMMTAGVALSRKTSPSKFVKFTYPEAIKFLGRTKSIRETLNSISEKVGKKLHMSARKARTEILPYLKIIMSHDGKELAEYFELSPEETQYLRGGEVKKSRAKGRG
- a CDS encoding replication factor C small subunit, whose product is MSASDVKNLPWVEKYRPRRLDDVVNQEQVVEALKNIVVSKNVPHMLFAGPPGTGKTATAHAFAQDLFGPRYIEDGHFIEINASDERGIETIRERVKTYARSVPFGGIGFRLLLLDESDQLTDAAQHAFRRTMEQFSTTCRFILAANYSNRIIEPIQSRCAVLRFKPLSKDMVETMLKKIAASENIKLDDSAIDAIYEFSLGDMRKAINILQSAASISKTIDSKTIYDVMGVVSRGEITRMLQLVLDGKFIEARNLLRELLYVQGYQPTDIVSSIAREIPLLPVSEQDKLRLMDLIGETDYRISEGGTPEVQLQAFLAKLALVKRSGA
- a CDS encoding TatD DNase family protein, which gives rise to MIDVHCHLTEEPLFSNLGEVIEEAKKSSVEAIITSGIGPADCEKVLSIVDKVYIYGSLGIEPYALEGYEQVIELIMRNRERVVAVGEVGLDYYWGKKETREMQAKVFREFIQLAKSLDLPLVIHSRSAGKYALDILIEERAERVVMHAFDGSAGEAARGAAKGYFFSVPPSVVRSEQKQKMVRRLGLENLLLESDAPVLGPERGVVNKPSNIAVSAKTIASLKNIPLEKVLEKTTENAKNIFRI
- a CDS encoding molecular chaperone DnaJ; its protein translation is MPSNDKDYYEILGVPRNATKEEIKRAYRRLALQYHPDRNKSPEAEEKFKEISEAYAVLMDDEKRRLYDMYGKAGVSQTYSTEDIFRSRWFDFEELFRDLGFGGFESLFERLFGFGRRQKSPQPTVVDVEISLEELYRGGVREIPLETYETCQRCGGAGGEPGYVDKCVECGGTGQSVKRVQTGFLYFTSVQPCGRCGGTGRVVRRSCSACRGRGMVSRTEKVVVNIPPGVGDGETLVLRGRGLYDMDAGSRGDLLVRVHVKLGRWFRFEDNRLVMLLPVAPSEVASQREITVPFFDGDIKVKLRRELLDKPLVIRGKGPPMAGGRKSDLEIRLVLKMPEHLGGEALKHYAELLRHESAHMDEERRRFFSH